A stretch of Sphingomicrobium flavum DNA encodes these proteins:
- a CDS encoding HPr family phosphocarrier protein yields MSGHKAKTVKVCNRRGLHARASAKFVNMVHELGEAYLIEVEKDGNKVTGTSIMGLMMLGAAMGDKITIHVTAEEPGPALKQLAKLVEDRFGED; encoded by the coding sequence TTGAGCGGGCACAAGGCGAAGACAGTCAAGGTCTGCAATCGCCGCGGGCTCCATGCCCGGGCGAGCGCAAAGTTCGTGAACATGGTCCACGAGCTGGGCGAGGCCTATCTGATCGAGGTCGAAAAAGACGGCAACAAGGTCACCGGCACCTCGATCATGGGGCTGATGATGCTGGGCGCTGCCATGGGCGACAAAATCACCATCCATGTCACTGCCGAAGAACCCGGCCCCGCGCTCAAGCAGTTGGCGAAACTCGTCGAGGATCGTTTCGGGGAAGATTGA
- a CDS encoding sensor histidine kinase: MSEPHPDIEQDEAGLELVWSRRWTLMHRILAVNVLLVLMFALAVLWLNAYRNQLREDRMEQVAQLVTAAAAASNLSSASDRDALLAAMAGAGGPRYRLYDAEGALIADSWNATNPTYRLRDPDEQEWQKDVARALDSGFNALVGEPPTEEFAEPAQDRAEAWPEAIAARNGEPAMRMRNAPERTPVFSAAARAGDGVLLGTLNDRSFTRTVRRERAGIAIALGGSVLLAVLLSIFLSRTIARPLRRIAIAAHRVRLGRARAVRVPRLPSRKDEIGLLARAVSDMSRALRRRIDKTEAFAADVTHELKNPLASLRSAVDGLDRIEDPDLRRQLLDVVKQDVQRLDRLVSDISEAARTDAELTRAQFEPIDIGDLVDQLVSSWEERRELGTVNLAYARPRKGSAMVAGEGQRLARAIDNLIDNAISFSPSEGLVEISVINTGERIRVQVKDEGPGVPEDQRGRIFKRFHSNRPGTESFGQHSGLGLAIASEIVEGHDGKIRVEDRSDGQSGAAFTISLPAWGVE; this comes from the coding sequence ATGAGCGAGCCGCACCCCGATATCGAGCAGGACGAGGCCGGCCTAGAACTGGTCTGGTCGCGCCGCTGGACCCTGATGCACCGCATCCTGGCGGTCAATGTGCTGTTGGTGCTGATGTTCGCGCTCGCGGTGCTGTGGCTCAATGCCTATCGCAACCAGCTGCGCGAAGACCGGATGGAGCAGGTGGCGCAATTGGTGACCGCCGCTGCCGCCGCCAGCAATCTTTCGAGCGCGTCCGATCGCGATGCGCTACTTGCGGCGATGGCGGGCGCAGGCGGCCCCCGCTACCGGCTCTATGATGCCGAGGGCGCGTTGATTGCCGATAGTTGGAATGCCACCAATCCCACCTATCGCCTGCGCGATCCGGACGAACAGGAGTGGCAGAAGGACGTCGCGCGCGCATTGGACAGCGGCTTCAACGCGCTGGTGGGCGAACCCCCGACCGAGGAATTTGCCGAACCCGCGCAGGATCGCGCCGAGGCCTGGCCCGAAGCGATTGCGGCGCGCAATGGCGAACCCGCCATGCGCATGCGCAACGCTCCCGAGCGGACCCCCGTCTTCTCGGCGGCCGCCCGCGCGGGCGATGGCGTCTTGCTCGGCACGCTCAATGATCGCAGCTTCACCCGCACCGTGCGCCGCGAACGCGCGGGGATCGCCATTGCCTTGGGCGGGTCGGTATTGCTCGCGGTCTTGCTGTCCATCTTCCTGTCGCGCACCATCGCCCGGCCTTTGCGCCGCATCGCCATCGCTGCCCACCGCGTGCGCCTCGGCCGTGCCCGCGCCGTGCGCGTACCGCGTCTGCCCTCACGCAAGGATGAAATCGGCCTCCTCGCGCGCGCCGTCAGCGACATGAGCCGTGCCTTGCGGCGGCGCATCGACAAAACCGAGGCCTTCGCCGCTGACGTGACGCATGAACTCAAGAACCCCCTCGCCTCACTGCGCTCCGCCGTCGATGGTCTCGACCGGATCGAGGACCCGGACCTGCGCCGGCAATTGCTCGATGTGGTCAAGCAGGACGTGCAGCGGCTTGACCGGCTGGTCAGCGACATCAGCGAAGCCGCTCGTACCGACGCCGAGCTCACCCGCGCCCAGTTCGAACCCATCGATATTGGCGACCTGGTCGACCAGCTGGTGTCGAGCTGGGAAGAACGGCGCGAACTGGGCACCGTCAATTTGGCCTATGCCCGCCCGCGCAAGGGCAGCGCGATGGTGGCCGGCGAAGGACAGCGCCTGGCGCGCGCGATCGATAATCTGATCGACAATGCGATCAGTTTTTCGCCAAGCGAGGGTCTGGTGGAAATCAGTGTCATCAATACTGGCGAGCGCATCCGCGTGCAGGTCAAGGATGAGGGGCCGGGCGTCCCAGAGGACCAGCGCGGGCGCATTTTCAAGCGCTTCCATTCCAACCGTCCCGGAACGGAAAGCTTCGGCCAGCATTCCGGCCTTGGCCTTGCCATTGCCAGCGAGATTGTCGAGGGCCATGACGGCAAGATCAGGGTTGAGGATCGCAGCGACGGACAAAGCGGTGCGGCCTTCACGATCAGCCTGCCCGCATGGGGAGTCGAATGA
- the rmuC gene encoding DNA recombination protein RmuC, with amino-acid sequence MMEPMIAVGLAVLCLVIGLAAGWSIATKAGEKGLQPLKDEADFQRDRASAIERDLAAANERASRAEELRTLLDAVTEERDIALREKATLEADERNFEKRLKDVEAMRKDLAVEFSKVGDAMLEKAQKEFLEKAGLRFSELDKETQTKMQSLVNPIRELLAKQEEKIATVEKERVDQYAGLKAVVEEVKQGQGQVRDETRNLVNALRSSPKARGRWGEQSLRNVLEQAGLTAHADFQTEVSVDTDEGRLRPDVIVNLPGGRKLVIDAKCSLNAFLDASEEVDDDKREGHLRAHVASLRNHAQQLGSKNYWAQFDDAADYVVMYIPGEHFLTAALEQDDSLWDWAFEKKVLLATPTNLVAIARTVASVWKQEKLAAEAGQIAALGRELHSRLAVMADHVVSMQTNLSRTNNAFNKMVGSFESQVLTQARRFEDYGSASAKELPDLGTVESVPRGLTKLTSPKQDN; translated from the coding sequence ATGATGGAACCGATGATTGCTGTCGGCCTTGCCGTGTTGTGCCTTGTGATCGGGCTTGCCGCAGGCTGGTCCATTGCCACCAAGGCGGGCGAAAAGGGCCTGCAGCCGCTAAAGGACGAAGCCGATTTCCAGCGCGACCGCGCCAGCGCCATCGAGCGCGACCTGGCGGCGGCCAATGAACGCGCCTCGCGCGCCGAGGAATTGCGTACCCTGCTCGATGCCGTGACCGAGGAGCGCGATATCGCGCTGCGCGAAAAGGCGACGCTGGAGGCGGACGAGCGCAATTTCGAAAAGCGCCTCAAGGACGTGGAAGCCATGCGCAAGGATCTGGCGGTGGAATTTTCCAAGGTCGGCGATGCCATGCTGGAGAAGGCGCAGAAGGAATTTCTCGAGAAGGCCGGCCTGCGTTTTTCCGAGCTCGACAAGGAAACGCAGACCAAGATGCAATCGCTGGTCAACCCGATCCGCGAGCTTCTGGCCAAGCAGGAAGAGAAGATCGCCACGGTCGAAAAAGAGCGGGTCGATCAATATGCCGGGCTGAAGGCAGTGGTCGAGGAAGTGAAGCAGGGGCAGGGGCAGGTGCGCGACGAGACGCGTAACCTCGTCAACGCGCTGCGTTCCTCACCCAAGGCGCGCGGGCGCTGGGGCGAGCAGAGCCTGCGCAATGTGCTCGAGCAGGCAGGCCTGACCGCGCATGCCGATTTCCAGACCGAAGTGTCGGTCGATACCGATGAGGGGCGGCTGCGTCCCGACGTGATCGTCAACCTGCCGGGCGGGCGCAAGCTGGTGATCGATGCGAAATGCAGCCTCAACGCGTTCTTGGATGCTTCCGAGGAAGTGGACGATGACAAGCGCGAGGGGCATTTGCGCGCCCATGTCGCGAGCCTGCGCAACCATGCCCAGCAATTGGGCAGCAAGAATTATTGGGCGCAGTTCGATGACGCGGCCGATTATGTCGTCATGTATATTCCGGGCGAACATTTCCTGACCGCCGCGCTGGAGCAGGATGACAGCCTGTGGGACTGGGCCTTCGAGAAGAAGGTGTTGCTGGCCACCCCGACCAATCTGGTCGCCATCGCGCGCACCGTAGCGAGCGTGTGGAAGCAGGAAAAATTGGCTGCCGAGGCGGGACAGATCGCAGCGCTGGGCCGTGAGCTCCATTCACGCCTGGCGGTGATGGCCGATCATGTCGTGTCGATGCAGACCAACCTGTCGCGCACCAACAATGCCTTCAACAAGATGGTGGGCAGCTTCGAAAGCCAGGTGCTGACGCAGGCCCGGCGCTTTGAGGATTATGGCTCGGCCAGCGCCAAGGAACTGCCCGATCTCGGCACCGTCGAAAGCGTCCCGCGCGGGCTGACCAAGCTGACCAGCCCAAAGCAGGACAATTAG
- the def gene encoding peptide deformylase: MAILPIYETPDPVLRQISKPVDKVTDAHRKLIEDMFETMYDAPGIGLAAVQVGEPIRLLVMDLQEHEDPDDPESPVVKDPRVFINPEIVEFSDHEVPYTEGCLSVPDQYADVMRPDRIKVRWLDENGDSHEEVLTGLLAVCLQHEMDHLEGILFIDHLSKLKKDMILKKLAKTRKMRGSRAA; this comes from the coding sequence ATGGCCATTTTACCGATTTACGAGACGCCGGACCCGGTCCTGCGCCAGATCAGCAAGCCCGTCGACAAAGTCACCGATGCGCATCGCAAGCTGATCGAAGACATGTTCGAGACCATGTATGACGCGCCGGGCATTGGCTTGGCTGCGGTGCAGGTGGGCGAGCCTATTCGTCTGCTGGTCATGGACCTGCAGGAACATGAAGATCCCGACGATCCGGAAAGCCCGGTGGTCAAGGATCCGCGCGTCTTCATCAATCCGGAGATTGTTGAGTTCTCGGATCATGAAGTGCCCTACACCGAAGGCTGCCTGTCGGTGCCCGATCAATATGCCGATGTGATGCGGCCTGATCGCATCAAGGTGCGCTGGCTCGATGAGAATGGCGACAGTCATGAGGAAGTGCTGACCGGCCTGCTGGCGGTCTGCCTCCAGCATGAAATGGACCATCTCGAAGGCATTCTCTTCATCGACCATCTGTCGAAGCTGAAGAAGGACATGATCCTGAAGAAATTGGCCAAGACGCGCAAGATGCGCGGCTCGCGCGCGGCCTAG
- a CDS encoding response regulator transcription factor, whose product MSQVIALVDDDRNILTSVSIALQAEGFVTRVYTDGQAALKALTENPPDLAVFDIKMPQMDGMELLRRVRESGGALGVMPVIFLTSKDDELDEALGLAMGADDYISKPFSQRLLIARIRAILRRQQLATGTDNGDGKAEADAPLMERGRLTMDPARHKVSWDGKNVTLTVTEFLILEALAQRPGVVKSRNQLLDVAYQDDVYVDDRTIDSHIKRIRRKFRSVDGEFDGIETLYGVGYRFGEE is encoded by the coding sequence GTGAGCCAAGTGATCGCGCTGGTCGATGATGACCGCAATATCCTGACTTCCGTCTCCATCGCGCTGCAGGCAGAGGGATTCGTCACCCGTGTCTATACCGACGGCCAGGCCGCGCTGAAGGCCTTGACCGAGAACCCGCCCGACCTGGCGGTGTTCGATATCAAGATGCCGCAAATGGACGGAATGGAGCTCTTGCGCCGCGTGCGTGAAAGTGGCGGCGCGCTGGGCGTGATGCCGGTCATCTTCCTCACCTCCAAGGATGACGAGCTGGACGAAGCGCTCGGCCTCGCCATGGGCGCGGATGATTATATTTCCAAACCCTTCTCCCAGCGCCTGCTCATCGCCCGCATCCGCGCCATCCTGCGCCGCCAGCAATTGGCGACGGGCACCGACAATGGCGACGGCAAGGCCGAAGCCGATGCGCCGCTGATGGAGCGCGGGCGGCTGACCATGGATCCGGCGCGCCACAAGGTCAGCTGGGATGGCAAGAATGTCACCCTGACCGTCACCGAATTCTTGATCCTAGAAGCGCTCGCCCAGCGTCCCGGCGTGGTCAAATCGCGTAATCAGTTGCTCGACGTCGCCTATCAGGACGATGTCTATGTCGATGATCGCACCATCGACAGCCACATCAAGCGCATCCGCCGAAAGTTTCGCAGCGTTGATGGCGAATTTGACGGCATCGAAACCCTGTACGGCGTCGGTTACCGCTTCGGCGAGGAATGA
- a CDS encoding four-helix bundle copper-binding protein codes for MSIRKMIALHPDVVKSGHVNDPLGTAVHHAMYCAKMCMSCADACAAEEMDMTQCIRTCSDCSDVCEAMSRIGARRTGSNEQVLREMLELCARVCDACAVECEKHDHAHCKLCAQICRECAEDCRNAALTI; via the coding sequence ATGTCCATCCGCAAGATGATCGCGCTGCACCCCGATGTCGTCAAATCGGGCCATGTCAACGATCCCCTCGGCACCGCCGTCCATCATGCCATGTATTGCGCCAAGATGTGCATGAGCTGCGCCGATGCCTGCGCGGCCGAAGAAATGGACATGACGCAGTGCATCCGCACCTGTTCGGACTGTTCGGATGTATGCGAGGCGATGAGCCGCATTGGCGCGCGCCGTACCGGCAGCAACGAACAGGTGCTGCGCGAAATGCTCGAACTGTGCGCGCGCGTCTGCGATGCCTGCGCGGTGGAATGCGAAAAGCATGATCACGCACATTGCAAGCTGTGCGCGCAGATCTGCCGCGAATGCGCCGAAGATTGCCGCAATGCGGCGCTGACGATCTGA
- the recR gene encoding recombination mediator RecR, which yields MASSELEALTQALARLPGLGPRSARRAVLHLIKKREGVLEPLLKALAEVSDTLSTCSTCGNVDTSDPCSICKDPRRDERLLCVVEEVADLWALDRSRLFPGRFHVLGGRLSALDGIRPEDLAIDSLIARLERGGIDEVVLAMNATLEGQTTAHYLAERLEKFPIRITQLAHGLPVGGELDYLDEGTLAQALRARRPVA from the coding sequence ATGGCATCGAGTGAACTTGAAGCGCTGACCCAGGCGCTGGCGCGGCTGCCGGGGCTGGGGCCCCGATCGGCCCGGCGCGCGGTGCTGCACCTCATCAAGAAGCGGGAAGGCGTGCTCGAACCGCTGCTGAAGGCGCTGGCCGAAGTGTCCGATACGCTCTCCACCTGTTCGACCTGCGGCAATGTCGACACGTCGGACCCCTGCAGCATCTGCAAGGACCCGCGCCGCGACGAGCGCCTGCTGTGCGTGGTGGAAGAAGTCGCCGACCTCTGGGCGCTCGACCGCAGCCGCCTGTTTCCCGGCCGTTTCCATGTCTTGGGTGGGCGCCTGTCCGCGCTCGACGGTATCCGCCCCGAAGACCTCGCCATCGACAGCCTGATCGCAAGGCTTGAAAGAGGCGGAATCGACGAGGTCGTGCTGGCGATGAATGCTACGCTCGAAGGCCAGACGACCGCCCATTATCTCGCCGAGCGGCTCGAAAAATTCCCCATCCGCATCACCCAACTCGCCCACGGCCTGCCGGTCGGCGGCGAACTGGATTATCTCGACGAAGGCACGCTGGCACAAGCGCTCAGGGCAAGGCGTCCGGTTGCTTGA
- a CDS encoding phosphoenolpyruvate carboxykinase has translation MTARTPAKGLDQQGITTAATIHWNLTTAPLVEQAVERGEGKLAKHGPLVVKTGKHTGRSAKDKYIVKDSVSADTVWWGKTNVPMSQEHFDTLYDDFKVALADKKELFCADLFGGSQPEHRVRVRVVNEYAWHNLFIRTMLVRPESDELPGFDPEYTIIDLPSFRANPERHGCRSETVIAVSLEKKLILIGGTEYGGEMKKSVFGLLNFLLPQDGIMPMHCSANMGPDGDTAIFFGLSGTGKTTLSADTSRTLIGDDEHGWSDTAVFNFEGGCYAKMIRLSEEAEPEIYGTTRKFGTVLENVVMDPVTRELDFDDASLAENSRGAYPIDYIPNTSEKNMGPVPKNIIMLTADAFGVLPPIARLTPDQAMYHFLSGYTAKVAGTEIGVTEPEATFSTCFGAPFMPRHPTVYGNLLKERIAKGGVTCWLVNTGWTGGKYGVGNRMPIKATRALLNAALDGSLNNVEFRKDPNFGFEVPVAVPGVDTAILDPRSTWADKEGYDATAAKLVDLFNDNFAQFAEHVDQGVREAGPVQPANV, from the coding sequence GTGACCGCACGGACGCCTGCCAAAGGCCTGGACCAGCAGGGAATCACCACCGCAGCCACCATCCACTGGAATCTCACCACCGCACCGCTTGTCGAACAGGCGGTCGAGCGCGGCGAGGGCAAGCTGGCCAAGCATGGCCCGCTGGTCGTGAAAACCGGCAAGCACACCGGTCGCAGCGCCAAGGACAAATATATCGTCAAGGACAGCGTCTCGGCTGACACCGTCTGGTGGGGCAAGACCAACGTGCCGATGAGCCAGGAGCATTTCGACACGCTCTATGACGACTTCAAGGTGGCGCTGGCCGACAAGAAGGAATTGTTCTGCGCCGACCTGTTCGGCGGGTCGCAGCCCGAACATCGTGTGCGCGTGCGCGTCGTCAACGAATATGCCTGGCACAACCTGTTTATCCGCACGATGCTGGTGCGTCCGGAAAGCGATGAACTGCCGGGCTTCGATCCTGAATATACCATCATCGACCTGCCCAGCTTCCGCGCCAATCCCGAGCGCCATGGCTGCCGCAGCGAAACCGTCATTGCCGTCAGCCTTGAAAAGAAGCTGATCCTGATCGGCGGCACCGAATATGGCGGCGAAATGAAGAAGTCGGTCTTCGGCCTCTTGAACTTCCTGCTCCCGCAGGACGGCATCATGCCGATGCATTGTTCGGCCAATATGGGCCCCGATGGCGATACCGCCATCTTCTTCGGCCTGTCGGGCACCGGCAAGACCACGTTGTCGGCCGATACCAGCCGCACGCTGATCGGCGATGACGAACATGGTTGGTCGGATACGGCAGTCTTCAATTTCGAAGGCGGCTGCTATGCCAAGATGATCCGCCTGTCCGAAGAAGCCGAACCCGAAATCTACGGCACCACCCGCAAGTTCGGAACGGTGCTGGAAAATGTCGTGATGGACCCGGTCACGCGCGAGCTTGATTTCGACGATGCGAGCCTGGCCGAAAATAGCCGCGGTGCCTATCCGATCGATTACATCCCCAATACGTCCGAAAAGAATATGGGCCCGGTGCCCAAGAACATCATCATGCTGACAGCCGATGCCTTTGGCGTGCTGCCCCCGATCGCGCGTCTGACGCCCGATCAGGCGATGTATCACTTCCTGTCGGGCTATACCGCCAAGGTGGCGGGCACTGAAATTGGCGTGACCGAACCGGAAGCGACCTTCTCGACCTGCTTTGGCGCGCCCTTCATGCCGCGTCACCCCACCGTTTACGGTAACCTGCTGAAGGAACGTATCGCCAAGGGCGGCGTGACCTGCTGGCTGGTCAATACCGGTTGGACAGGCGGTAAATATGGCGTCGGCAATCGCATGCCGATCAAGGCGACCCGTGCGCTCTTGAACGCCGCGCTCGATGGCAGCCTGAACAATGTCGAATTCCGAAAGGATCCGAACTTCGGCTTCGAAGTGCCGGTGGCGGTTCCGGGCGTGGACACGGCGATCCTCGATCCGCGCAGCACCTGGGCGGACAAGGAAGGCTATGATGCCACGGCGGCCAAGCTGGTCGACCTGTTCAATGACAATTTTGCGCAATTTGCGGAACATGTGGACCAAGGGGTGCGAGAAGCTGGCCCCGTACAACCCGCAAACGTGTAA
- the rapZ gene encoding RNase adapter RapZ: MADLPRFLLVTGMSGAGKSSVLDTLEDWGWEVIDNLPLGMLRKFVSGAGFREKPVSLAVGMDVRSRGFNADRLVEKVRALEGVVPEILYIDCAGGELIRRYDETRRRHPLATDRPAEDGISLERSLTGPLRQAADSIIDTTDMKPADLRDELRRRYAGARDEPIITVGSFGFARGASRTADLMFDMRFIDNPHWIEELRPLTGLDAPVQAHVSSDPAWSKTLDTIEGLVLDLIPRYGAAGKNYLTVAFGCTGGRHRSVAAAAEMAERLRKSGLTVNVRHRDLTSAPSDTIESLPGDTGNDNLER; the protein is encoded by the coding sequence GTGGCCGACCTCCCCCGCTTCCTGCTCGTGACCGGGATGTCGGGCGCCGGCAAGTCCTCGGTGCTCGATACGCTCGAAGACTGGGGCTGGGAGGTGATCGACAATCTGCCTCTCGGCATGTTGCGCAAATTCGTTTCCGGTGCGGGCTTTCGCGAAAAGCCGGTCTCGCTTGCGGTCGGCATGGATGTGCGCTCGCGCGGGTTCAATGCCGACCGCCTGGTCGAAAAAGTCCGCGCCCTGGAAGGCGTCGTGCCTGAAATCCTCTACATCGACTGTGCGGGGGGCGAACTGATCCGCCGCTATGACGAGACCCGCCGCCGCCACCCCCTCGCCACCGACCGGCCCGCCGAAGACGGAATCTCGCTCGAACGCTCGCTCACCGGCCCGCTGCGCCAGGCTGCTGACAGCATCATTGACACCACCGACATGAAGCCCGCGGACCTGCGCGATGAATTGCGTCGCCGCTATGCCGGTGCGCGCGACGAGCCTATCATCACCGTGGGCAGCTTCGGTTTTGCCCGCGGCGCCTCGCGCACGGCGGACCTGATGTTCGACATGCGCTTCATCGATAATCCTCACTGGATCGAGGAATTGCGCCCGCTGACCGGACTCGATGCACCGGTTCAGGCTCATGTCAGCAGCGATCCGGCATGGTCCAAAACGCTCGACACGATCGAGGGATTGGTTCTCGACCTCATTCCGCGCTATGGGGCCGCGGGCAAAAATTATCTGACGGTCGCGTTCGGCTGCACCGGGGGGCGTCACCGGTCGGTGGCAGCGGCAGCGGAAATGGCGGAAAGGCTGCGAAAATCGGGATTGACGGTCAATGTCCGTCATCGCGATCTGACCTCCGCCCCGAGCGATACCATCGAGTCGCTGCCGGGTGATACCGGCAATGACAATTTGGAGCGGTAG
- a CDS encoding TrmH family RNA methyltransferase, translated as MPREITSFSNATVKLIRALRDKKARRDEGLFLAEGLRILAEARDEGHLPRIIAFSEKGAAHPLAAEIIAETEEAGGDAIITTPDILSKMSGKDNAQMLLGAYEQPDTSLSQLDRTKADIWFVGEKLRDPGNIGTILRTGDAVGAGGLILIDDCADPFSVETVRASMGALFTQRLAQASWDEFLPWLRSGDGQLVGTSLNTDFDYAAAPYAAPCFILIGNESQGLPTSYEQACDLLVKIPMAGKADSLNAAIAAAVTAFQVRASFRNR; from the coding sequence ATGCCCCGCGAAATCACCTCGTTCTCTAACGCTACGGTCAAACTGATCCGGGCGCTGCGTGATAAAAAGGCGCGGCGCGATGAGGGCCTGTTCCTCGCCGAAGGACTGCGCATCCTCGCCGAAGCGCGTGACGAAGGGCATCTGCCCAGGATCATCGCCTTTTCCGAAAAAGGCGCGGCGCATCCGCTGGCCGCCGAGATCATTGCCGAAACCGAAGAGGCTGGCGGCGATGCCATCATCACCACGCCCGATATCCTTTCCAAGATGAGCGGCAAGGATAATGCGCAGATGCTGCTTGGCGCCTACGAACAGCCCGATACGTCATTGTCGCAGCTTGATCGGACCAAAGCGGATATCTGGTTCGTCGGGGAGAAATTGCGCGATCCCGGCAATATCGGCACCATTTTACGCACCGGCGATGCGGTGGGCGCAGGCGGCCTGATCCTCATCGACGATTGCGCCGACCCGTTCAGCGTCGAGACGGTGCGCGCCTCCATGGGCGCGCTGTTCACGCAGAGATTGGCACAGGCCAGCTGGGACGAATTCCTTCCTTGGCTGCGCTCAGGCGACGGCCAGCTGGTCGGCACCAGCCTCAATACCGATTTCGATTATGCCGCCGCGCCCTATGCGGCGCCCTGCTTCATCCTCATCGGCAATGAAAGCCAGGGATTGCCGACCAGCTATGAACAGGCCTGCGACCTGCTCGTCAAAATTCCGATGGCAGGCAAGGCCGACAGCCTCAATGCCGCCATCGCCGCCGCCGTCACCGCCTTCCAGGTCCGCGCCTCGTTCAGGAACCGCTAA
- a CDS encoding HPr kinase/phosphorylase, whose protein sequence is MTKLSNQNMHATCIAKRGRGVLLAGPSGVGKSDLALQLIFDRDFMLVSDDQTLLRVSDGQLRASAPPSISGKIEIRGLGIFEMAMQDDVPIALYVDLAATPERLPDNEATEHLYGVDIPRIALDGHTASAPAKVELALDRLGLDF, encoded by the coding sequence ATGACCAAATTGTCGAACCAGAATATGCATGCCACCTGTATCGCCAAACGTGGGCGCGGCGTCCTGTTGGCTGGGCCATCGGGCGTCGGCAAATCCGATCTGGCACTGCAGTTGATCTTCGATCGCGATTTCATGCTGGTATCCGACGATCAGACCCTGTTGCGCGTCAGCGATGGTCAACTGCGCGCTTCAGCGCCGCCCTCCATCTCAGGCAAGATCGAAATTCGCGGGCTCGGTATTTTCGAAATGGCGATGCAGGACGATGTCCCCATCGCGCTATATGTCGATCTGGCCGCCACGCCCGAACGGCTGCCCGACAATGAAGCGACCGAGCATCTCTACGGCGTCGATATCCCGCGGATCGCGCTCGATGGCCATACCGCCTCCGCCCCCGCCAAGGTCGAGCTTGCGCTTGATCGGCTGGGGCTGGATTTTTAG
- a CDS encoding META domain-containing protein encodes MKKLALLLPLALTACMTSPYGRDDPYRESAGNRDPYPAPYPDRSGSQQPGMNEPYRASGTEPFWSLNIDSREMRFETMDGIRYSEPTPPVRPDRYGDVFEGRGIVAMIERRECSDGMSDRIYPDTVRVRFNGQEWRGCGAPAIRYSQGWEQGYPPRQDYPDRPEMDRQPYPNPDYNSGGALERTNWTVTSVNGQFVERRDYYINFTPGEMSARFGCNTLSGDYSVSGSTLNAGPIRSTRMACPDMSAETSASNILSSPVQFTLNGDTLVLRNRQGNIVARRAR; translated from the coding sequence ATGAAGAAACTCGCGCTCCTCCTCCCGCTCGCCCTCACCGCCTGCATGACTAGCCCCTACGGCCGTGACGATCCCTATCGCGAATCCGCCGGCAATCGCGATCCCTACCCGGCCCCCTACCCTGATCGATCCGGCAGCCAGCAGCCGGGCATGAACGAGCCCTATCGCGCCAGCGGCACCGAGCCGTTCTGGAGCCTCAATATCGACAGCCGCGAGATGCGCTTCGAGACGATGGACGGCATCCGCTATTCCGAACCCACCCCGCCCGTTCGCCCCGATCGCTATGGGGATGTCTTCGAAGGCCGCGGCATCGTTGCCATGATCGAACGGCGCGAATGCAGCGATGGCATGAGCGACCGCATCTATCCCGATACCGTGCGCGTGCGCTTCAACGGGCAGGAATGGCGCGGCTGCGGCGCTCCGGCCATTCGCTATAGCCAGGGCTGGGAACAGGGCTATCCGCCCCGGCAGGACTATCCCGATCGCCCGGAAATGGATCGCCAGCCTTATCCCAACCCAGACTATAATAGCGGCGGCGCGCTCGAGCGGACCAACTGGACCGTCACGTCGGTGAACGGCCAATTCGTCGAGCGGCGCGACTATTATATCAACTTCACCCCGGGCGAGATGTCGGCCCGTTTTGGCTGCAATACGCTGAGCGGCGATTACAGCGTCAGCGGCAGCACGCTCAACGCCGGACCGATCCGCTCCACCCGAATGGCCTGCCCGGACATGAGCGCGGAAACGAGCGCGTCTAACATCCTCTCCAGCCCCGTCCAGTTCACCCTGAACGGCGACACGCTGGTACTGCGCAACCGTCAGGGCAATATCGTCGCCAGGCGCGCGCGCTAA
- a CDS encoding PTS sugar transporter subunit IIA translates to MIGLVLVTHGRLATEFITAMEHVVGPQDAIEGVCIGPDDDMEARRKDIGDAITKVDQGKGVIILTDLFGGTPSNLAISLMDGANVEVIAGVNLPMLIRLEGARKSMDVQAAVAAAREAGRKYISVASEILGEAAA, encoded by the coding sequence ATGATTGGTTTGGTATTGGTAACCCATGGCCGGCTCGCGACCGAGTTCATCACCGCCATGGAACATGTCGTCGGCCCGCAGGATGCCATCGAAGGCGTCTGCATCGGCCCCGATGACGATATGGAAGCCCGGCGCAAGGATATTGGTGATGCCATTACCAAGGTCGACCAGGGCAAGGGCGTGATCATCCTGACCGACCTGTTCGGCGGCACACCCTCCAACCTCGCCATCAGCCTGATGGATGGCGCCAATGTCGAAGTGATCGCCGGCGTCAACCTGCCGATGCTGATCCGCCTCGAAGGCGCACGCAAATCGATGGACGTGCAGGCCGCCGTCGCCGCAGCGCGCGAGGCTGGTCGCAAATATATCTCGGTCGCGTCCGAAATTCTCGGGGAAGCAGCAGCTTGA